A region from the Vicia villosa cultivar HV-30 ecotype Madison, WI linkage group LG3, Vvil1.0, whole genome shotgun sequence genome encodes:
- the LOC131658091 gene encoding uncharacterized protein LOC131658091 produces the protein MVGVTSTEKTFAVGFAFLECEKEGNFRWALEVCLSLLKKQFEMPNAIVTDCDPALMNAVAKVFPSSNTLLFRYHILCNVRSKVKLAVGRKQVATEGGKVVKPGVIADQIMDARVRIANSSTKELYADAVFTILDKVKEKFDCLRTDKVRHLGNTTTNKVESAHATLKNWLCDSKGDLCKAWDTINHMISNQHNEIQTPFGRSIMVLEHRFKNNIIYSQLIGNVSRAGLNYIFHRENQGETIDGDTAKCGCIITIMHGLPCACAISKKVRLCEPITMNEITPHWKRLSFDDDGCVEEDSNISIISELERYKRGF, from the exons ATGGTCGGTGTTACATCCACCGAGAAGACATTCGCCgttggttttgcttttttggagtgtgaaaaagagggTAATTTTAGGTGGGCCTTGGAGGTGTGTCTCtcacttttgaaaaaacaatTTGAGATGCCTAATGCGATTGTTACGGACTGCGACcccgctttgatgaatgcggttgcaaaggtatttccttcttcAAACACATTACTTTTTCGATATCACATATtatgtaatgtgagaagtaaggttaaactcGCTGTGGGGAGAAAACAAGTTGCGACCGAAGGTGGGAAAGTGGTGAAGCCCGGAGTGATTGCTGACCAAATAATGGATGCAAGGGTTCGTATTGCAAATTCGTCGACAAAAGAATTATATGCCGATGCTGTAtt caccattcttgacaaagtgaaGGAGAAGTTTGATTGTTTGCGGACTGATAAGGTCAGACACCTCGGGAATACAACCACCAATAAAGTTGAGTCGGCACATGCTACTTTGAAAAATTGGTTATGTGATAGCAAGGGTGATTTGTGTAAAGCATGGGACACCATAAATCACATGATTTCGAACCAACACAACGAAATACAAACGCCGTTCGGTCGGAGCATTATGGTTTTGGAGCATCGATTTAAGAACAACATTATTTACTCTCAATTGATAGGCAATGTGTCTCGGGCCGGATTGAATTATATCTTTCACAGGGAGAATCAAGGTGAAACAATTGATGGCGATACCGCAAAGTGTGGTTGCATTATTACTATCATGCATGGTCTCCCGTGTGCTTGTGCTATTTCTAAAAAAGTGAGATTATGTGAGCCAATAACAATGAATGAAATCACTCCTCATTGGAagagacttagttttgatgacgATGGTTGTGTCGAAGAAGATTCAAATATCTCTATTATTTCCGAATTGGAGAGATACAAGAGAGGTTTTTGA
- the LOC131658090 gene encoding uncharacterized protein LOC131658090 — protein MKPPPQPVKTKGAPKKVKSTPNDNSITQSPSYCEHVDKLFLNSPTPKSQKSQKSSDKGARLSKSPPTPILPQVSTPIAPSIEEVQIAPKIPFIDEMPNFMHKYIDRIVNVAGDCNCGFWPVSGLLGK, from the coding sequence ATGAAACCGCCACCTCAACCCGTTAAGACAAAAGGTGCTCCGAAGAAAGTGAAGTCTACGCCAAATGACAACTCGATAACACAGTCTCCTTCATATTGTGAGCACGTCGACAAACTCTTTCTTAACTCACCTACTCCGAAATCGCAAAAATCTCAAAAGAGTTCAGACAAGGGAGCTCGCCTAAGCAAATCGCCTCCGACACCTATTCTACCACAAGTTTCGACACCTATTGCTCCATCAATTGAAGAGGTACAAATTGCTCCAAAAATTCCATTCATTGACGAGATGCCGAATTTTATGCATAAATACATCGACCGAATCGTTAATGTGGCGGGGGACTGTAATTGCGGATTTTGGCCCGTATCGGGTTTGCTTGGTAAGTGA